One window of Pseudacidobacterium ailaaui genomic DNA carries:
- a CDS encoding terminase yields MGTAWKGEDHDEVLHLGEVFEESLPLLSNAPTPHFLSEAVLRIRNREGKLVPLHPNPAQLEFARRCGRENIVLKSRQMGISTWVAARFFLKTITQPGTLTLQVAHTQEAAEGIFRIVHRFLENLPLRMRVGPLRTSHASARQIVFPEIDSEYRVETAGDANAGRGLTIQNLHCSEVARWPGDASEILQGLRAALPSTGELVLESTPNGAEGCFWEEWNKAEETGMVRHFFPWWWEPAYRAEAVPVESLTEEERELMERHGLDCSQIGFRRRIQAGLRGLAKQEYPEDALECFLTSGECFFDVKAIDARAKEVPEPIETRLGGRLQIWFPPVRSKRYLVAVDTAGGGSDGDYAAAQVIELSYGLQCAELQARLPPLELAQQVTELAREYNNALVVVERNNHGSGVLAYLHSVCRYGRIFQHKGQDGWLTSPTERPFMLNRLGAALVETPEIFSSRRLLQECRSFVRLPNGKAGAKSGAHDDCVMAMAVGLAAREFVHLE; encoded by the coding sequence ATGGGAACTGCATGGAAAGGGGAGGACCATGATGAGGTGCTGCATCTGGGCGAGGTCTTCGAGGAGAGCCTCCCGCTGCTGTCGAATGCGCCGACGCCGCATTTTCTGTCAGAGGCGGTGCTGCGCATCCGCAACCGGGAGGGGAAACTGGTCCCGCTGCATCCGAACCCGGCGCAACTGGAGTTTGCGCGGCGTTGCGGGAGAGAAAACATCGTCCTGAAGTCGCGGCAGATGGGGATCAGCACCTGGGTGGCGGCCCGGTTTTTTCTAAAGACCATTACCCAGCCCGGCACGCTGACATTGCAGGTGGCGCACACGCAGGAAGCGGCAGAAGGGATCTTCCGCATTGTGCATCGGTTTCTCGAAAACCTTCCGCTCCGTATGCGGGTGGGGCCGTTGCGCACCTCACATGCCAGCGCGCGCCAGATTGTGTTCCCTGAAATTGACAGCGAGTATCGCGTGGAGACGGCAGGAGATGCGAATGCCGGCCGGGGGCTGACCATCCAGAACCTGCACTGCTCTGAGGTGGCGCGCTGGCCCGGCGATGCGTCCGAGATCCTGCAGGGGCTGCGGGCGGCGCTGCCTTCCACCGGCGAGCTGGTACTTGAGTCTACGCCAAACGGGGCCGAAGGGTGTTTCTGGGAGGAATGGAACAAAGCAGAAGAAACGGGAATGGTGCGGCACTTCTTTCCGTGGTGGTGGGAGCCGGCCTATCGCGCAGAGGCGGTGCCGGTGGAATCGTTGACGGAAGAAGAGCGCGAGCTGATGGAGCGGCACGGACTGGACTGTTCGCAGATCGGCTTCCGGCGCAGGATCCAGGCCGGGCTCCGCGGACTGGCAAAACAGGAGTATCCGGAAGATGCGCTGGAGTGCTTTCTGACCAGCGGGGAATGCTTCTTTGATGTGAAGGCCATTGATGCTCGGGCCAAAGAGGTCCCAGAGCCCATAGAAACGCGCCTGGGAGGGAGGCTACAGATATGGTTTCCTCCGGTACGGAGCAAAAGATACCTGGTCGCGGTGGACACGGCTGGCGGCGGCAGCGACGGCGATTACGCCGCCGCGCAGGTAATTGAACTGTCCTATGGACTGCAATGCGCAGAGTTGCAGGCCAGGCTGCCTCCGCTGGAGCTGGCGCAGCAGGTAACCGAGCTGGCGCGGGAATACAACAACGCGCTGGTGGTAGTCGAGCGGAACAACCACGGCTCGGGCGTACTTGCCTATCTGCACAGCGTGTGCCGGTATGGACGCATCTTTCAGCACAAGGGACAGGACGGGTGGCTGACCTCGCCCACAGAGCGTCCTTTTATGCTGAACCGGCTGGGTGCGGCCCTGGTTGAGACCCCGGAGATTTTTTCCAGCCGGAGATTGCTGCAGGAGTGCCGCAGTTTTGTGCGGCTGCCCAATGGCAAGGCCGGGGCAAAGAGCGGAGCGCATGATGATTGCGTGATGGCAATGGCTGTGGGTCTGGCGGCGCGCGAATTTGTGCACCTGGAATAA
- a CDS encoding helix-turn-helix domain-containing protein, whose protein sequence is MNVSQLHEQLRRELLRRIQRGTLTGTLLARQTGLNPAHISNFLHGKRQLSLAALDRVLAAQDLHIENFVHRTPVREPAASLDRVPLVAQATAIHQSRIHSSSILELIQLPSGFLHHLVSRRSPDRRSWDRFLAIRVEYSQARPMMPVIFPHAILVLDRHYTSLTPWRPPLPNIYAVHSGAGVLIRYVSLQGSHLVLRPAKLEHSVELLELRPKELPSKFIIGRVCAVLGQM, encoded by the coding sequence ATGAATGTCTCTCAGCTACACGAGCAGCTCCGCCGCGAATTGCTGCGCCGCATTCAGCGCGGCACGCTTACCGGGACGCTGCTTGCGCGGCAGACAGGCCTCAATCCTGCGCATATCTCTAATTTTCTGCATGGAAAACGCCAGCTCAGTCTCGCCGCACTCGACCGGGTCCTGGCCGCGCAGGACCTGCACATCGAAAATTTTGTGCACCGGACTCCTGTGCGGGAGCCTGCCGCATCCCTTGACCGGGTCCCCCTGGTGGCCCAAGCCACCGCCATTCATCAGTCCCGCATCCATTCCAGTTCCATTTTGGAACTCATCCAGTTACCTTCTGGTTTCCTGCACCACCTGGTCTCCCGGCGTTCTCCTGATCGCCGCTCCTGGGACCGCTTTCTCGCCATTCGTGTCGAGTACTCCCAGGCCCGTCCCATGATGCCGGTCATCTTCCCGCACGCCATCCTCGTCCTCGACCGCCATTACACTTCGCTGACGCCTTGGCGTCCTCCGCTGCCGAACATCTACGCTGTGCACTCGGGTGCGGGGGTCCTCATCCGCTATGTCTCGCTGCAAGGGAGCCACCTGGTCCTGCGTCCGGCAAAACTGGAGCACTCAGTAGAGCTGCTGGAACTCAGGCCCAAAGAGCTTCCCTCAAAGTTCATCATTGGCCGGGTCTGCGCCGTTCTGGGTCAGATGTGA
- a CDS encoding Gfo/Idh/MocA family oxidoreductase — MAIVTPSLQNVVVCGAGAFGRNHLRIYRDLEYSGLPVHLAAIVESATDRAASLEKEWGVPVYTSVEECLQTTKVQAASVCVPTVDHYRTAAAFLRQGVDVLVEKPVTATLEEAEDLVRLARENGRILQVGHLERFNPAVMAVQQFLDRPMFFEVHRLSVFSPRSLDVDVVLDLMIHDLDIVLTLAQSPVASIHAVGLPVLSPRVDIANVRVEFASGCVANFTASRVSTERVRKLRFFQPHQYVSIDYARQDLLLIDVARQPRSPEELAPALQVRKPSIAPAEPLRLEIESFLESVCTRRPPAVSGEDGRAALALALDINAAITAHSARAGLEHFRIGGTC, encoded by the coding sequence ATCGCGATAGTCACCCCGTCTCTCCAGAACGTCGTCGTTTGTGGAGCAGGAGCCTTTGGTCGCAACCATCTGCGCATTTACCGCGACCTGGAGTATTCCGGCCTTCCTGTCCATCTGGCGGCCATTGTCGAGTCCGCCACAGACCGCGCTGCCTCGCTGGAAAAGGAGTGGGGGGTGCCCGTCTACACATCCGTGGAAGAGTGTCTCCAGACGACAAAAGTCCAGGCCGCCTCTGTCTGTGTTCCTACCGTGGACCATTACCGGACTGCGGCTGCTTTTTTACGCCAGGGCGTGGATGTACTGGTGGAAAAACCTGTGACTGCCACGCTTGAAGAGGCCGAGGACCTGGTCCGCCTGGCCCGGGAAAACGGACGCATCCTGCAGGTGGGTCATCTGGAGCGCTTCAACCCCGCCGTAATGGCCGTCCAGCAGTTCCTGGACCGTCCCATGTTTTTTGAGGTCCATCGCCTCAGCGTCTTCAGTCCGCGCTCGCTTGATGTGGATGTGGTCCTCGACCTGATGATTCATGATCTCGACATCGTTCTCACGCTTGCGCAGTCTCCGGTTGCCAGCATCCATGCTGTGGGCCTTCCTGTCCTCTCGCCCCGGGTAGACATTGCCAATGTTCGCGTCGAATTTGCCTCCGGCTGTGTTGCCAACTTCACTGCCAGCCGCGTCAGTACCGAGCGTGTGCGCAAGCTGCGTTTCTTTCAGCCGCACCAGTATGTTTCCATTGACTATGCCCGTCAGGACCTGCTGCTGATTGATGTTGCCCGGCAGCCCCGGTCCCCGGAAGAACTCGCCCCGGCCCTGCAAGTGCGCAAGCCCTCGATCGCCCCGGCCGAGCCTTTGCGCCTGGAAATCGAGTCGTTTCTTGAATCTGTCTGCACGCGCAGACCACCCGCCGTTTCTGGCGAGGACGGCCGGGCTGCTCTGGCCCTTGCCCTCGACATCAATGCTGCCATCACGGCCCACTCGGCCCGTGCCGGACTCGAACACTTCCGTATCGGAGGCACCTGCTAA
- a CDS encoding phage portal protein: MPFSLTKKIPEVKALGITDSIQKLWRPKAAGSTAETGGTARRRTLALPSILTPYRAPSQSLPKPTPVNLRRFAETPLVRRAINLLKDRIASMDWQVRLKRGFALADVPDAQQRMQVLRLVLEEPNPADSFRTLMEQVLEDALVGGFGAIEMELTGDPQRPVEMWAVDGATIQMDPHWDGNPGSVRYAQTTGLPGDAGRIPLRDDQLLYLRMNPRSHTPFGLGPLEVAFETVNSFLAAHRFAGNLASNSVVQYALWLNETTPAEHERLIRWWQDEIEGTGRVPLLSTEQKPEVLRFANGTDADLRLAWQEFLIRMVANAFGLPPMLLGLEREVNRTTAAEQADEAFRSAVVPLAKLLAEQLTRDLFAKKLGWREFEFVFNELDAPDEVAEMQIQTGLLKAGVLTVNEVRAMRGLAPLPE, from the coding sequence ATGCCTTTTTCTTTGACCAAAAAGATCCCGGAGGTGAAGGCGTTGGGCATTACCGATTCGATTCAGAAGTTGTGGCGGCCAAAAGCTGCCGGAAGTACGGCGGAAACAGGCGGCACGGCCAGGCGCAGGACGCTGGCGCTGCCCTCCATCCTGACGCCCTACCGCGCGCCATCGCAGTCACTGCCGAAGCCGACGCCGGTGAATCTGCGGCGCTTTGCGGAAACACCGCTGGTACGCCGGGCCATCAATCTGCTCAAGGACCGCATTGCCAGCATGGACTGGCAGGTGAGGCTGAAGCGGGGATTCGCTTTGGCGGATGTTCCGGACGCGCAGCAGCGCATGCAGGTCCTGCGCCTGGTGCTGGAGGAACCAAATCCTGCGGACTCCTTCCGTACGCTGATGGAGCAGGTGCTCGAAGATGCGTTGGTGGGTGGTTTTGGCGCCATCGAGATGGAGCTGACCGGCGATCCGCAAAGGCCGGTCGAGATGTGGGCCGTCGATGGCGCCACAATCCAGATGGACCCCCATTGGGACGGAAATCCCGGGTCCGTGCGGTATGCGCAGACGACGGGGCTCCCGGGGGATGCGGGCCGCATTCCGCTGCGCGATGACCAGTTGCTCTATTTGCGGATGAACCCGCGATCGCACACACCCTTTGGACTGGGGCCGCTGGAGGTGGCCTTCGAGACAGTGAATTCGTTTCTGGCCGCACACCGTTTTGCCGGGAACCTGGCCAGCAACTCTGTGGTCCAGTATGCACTGTGGCTGAACGAGACGACGCCCGCCGAGCACGAACGCCTGATCCGCTGGTGGCAAGACGAGATTGAGGGCACCGGACGTGTTCCGCTGCTGAGCACAGAGCAGAAGCCCGAGGTGCTGCGCTTTGCCAATGGCACCGACGCCGACCTGCGGCTTGCCTGGCAGGAATTTTTGATTCGCATGGTGGCCAATGCCTTCGGGCTTCCGCCCATGCTGCTGGGGCTGGAACGCGAGGTCAACCGCACCACTGCTGCCGAGCAGGCCGACGAGGCCTTTCGCAGCGCAGTCGTGCCGCTGGCCAAGCTGCTGGCAGAGCAGCTGACGCGCGACCTGTTTGCAAAAAAGCTGGGTTGGCGTGAATTCGAGTTTGTCTTTAATGAGCTGGATGCCCCGGATGAAGTTGCAGAGATGCAGATCCAGACGGGGCTTCTAAAAGCCGGGGTCCTGACGGTAAACGAGGTTCGCGCCATGCGGGGGCTGGCCCCGTTGCCAGAGTAA
- a CDS encoding sigma factor-like helix-turn-helix DNA-binding protein, with the protein MSAALALPYVWAETARELPQDNGIAFYRRRTEELLRRYVVVSLQTGRLPLAVGNCVVRGKSSHYRMRSFEDAIIFLFDIEKCLKRLAPMEQELIARIAMQEYTQEETAGLMRASVRTVMRKYPQALDKLSQMFLDYELMEY; encoded by the coding sequence ATGAGCGCAGCGCTGGCATTGCCTTACGTCTGGGCCGAGACGGCCCGGGAACTCCCGCAGGACAATGGGATCGCCTTTTACAGAAGACGGACGGAGGAGCTTCTGCGGCGGTATGTCGTTGTTTCTCTGCAGACCGGACGGCTGCCTCTGGCGGTCGGCAACTGCGTGGTGCGAGGAAAGTCGTCGCACTACCGGATGCGGAGCTTTGAGGACGCGATTATTTTTCTATTTGACATCGAGAAGTGTCTGAAGCGGCTGGCTCCGATGGAGCAGGAACTGATCGCCCGGATCGCCATGCAGGAATACACGCAGGAAGAAACGGCGGGGCTGATGCGGGCCTCGGTCAGGACGGTGATGCGGAAATATCCGCAGGCGCTTGACAAGCTCTCGCAGATGTTTCTGGACTACGAACTGATGGAGTACTGA
- a CDS encoding HipA domain-containing protein — translation MPVVAIQAVRKMRGGAQSHLMLGADGHPYVVKFQNNPQHVRVLANELLGTRLAALAGLSVPPCDVIEVSEWLIQNSADLVVDFGQRREPCRAGLQFGSRLVGGLMPGQVMDYLPEPQLTEVKNLREFAGMLVIDKWTCNANGRQAVFLRRPREKQYTATFIDQGYCFNAGEWKFADAPLRGVYARNLVYRDVVNWESFEPWLTRVEEMDPQRVWAVAETVPPEWYGSDVTEIERLMEQLLARRKRVRELITQFRESSRGPFPNWMKTQKFVMDGQFTGPSWADEVRGPVM, via the coding sequence TTGCCGGTCGTCGCAATACAGGCTGTGCGAAAGATGCGGGGCGGGGCGCAGAGCCATCTGATGCTCGGCGCGGACGGGCATCCCTATGTGGTGAAGTTTCAGAACAATCCGCAACATGTGCGGGTGTTGGCCAACGAGCTGCTGGGGACCAGGCTCGCAGCACTGGCAGGACTGAGTGTTCCGCCCTGCGACGTGATTGAAGTGAGCGAGTGGCTGATCCAAAACTCGGCGGACCTGGTCGTGGATTTTGGCCAGAGGCGGGAGCCTTGCCGCGCCGGACTGCAATTCGGGTCCCGACTGGTGGGCGGGCTGATGCCGGGACAGGTGATGGATTATCTGCCTGAGCCGCAGCTCACTGAGGTGAAGAACCTGCGCGAGTTTGCCGGAATGCTGGTGATCGACAAGTGGACGTGCAATGCCAATGGCCGGCAGGCCGTGTTCCTGAGGCGGCCGCGCGAGAAGCAGTACACGGCCACCTTTATTGACCAGGGATATTGCTTCAATGCGGGGGAGTGGAAATTCGCCGATGCTCCGCTACGCGGAGTGTATGCGCGAAACCTGGTCTACCGCGATGTTGTGAACTGGGAGAGCTTTGAGCCCTGGCTGACGCGGGTGGAGGAGATGGACCCGCAGCGGGTGTGGGCAGTGGCTGAGACGGTACCGCCTGAATGGTATGGCAGCGATGTGACAGAAATCGAGCGATTGATGGAACAATTGCTGGCAAGAAGAAAGCGCGTGCGGGAGTTGATTACACAATTTCGGGAATCCTCGCGAGGGCCTTTTCCAAACTGGATGAAGACACAGAAATTTGTGATGGATGGGCAGTTCACGGGGCCGAGTTGGGCCGATGAGGTCCGTGGTCCGGTCATGTGA
- a CDS encoding DUF3037 domain-containing protein, protein MKERLQCDFLLVRYVPDPVRNEFVNIGVLLREAGRADGALLRFTKDWARVRCVDPDADIEMLEGLESELRERIGGELAPGKPLMQVLEDSLSNAIQITHPKAYLAESMQAGIEDLMRIYVEPRKREAAARRSGRQAIHAQMRSQFERAGVWDLMRKRIAVSAYTRPGDPLRIDCGYRPNGIIRMFHAVSLEGDPDLPKVLAFSVPTIREGVARVEKAGLELTAVVEPIAEVSHDRNDPERVEQYRFAIETMEAQQIRVLTVGDLPRIAETARRELRV, encoded by the coding sequence ATGAAGGAACGGTTGCAATGCGATTTCCTGCTGGTGCGGTATGTACCGGACCCGGTAAGGAATGAGTTTGTGAACATCGGCGTGCTGCTGCGTGAGGCGGGCCGCGCCGATGGCGCGTTGCTGCGTTTTACAAAGGACTGGGCACGGGTGCGCTGTGTGGACCCGGATGCGGACATCGAAATGCTGGAGGGGCTCGAAAGTGAGCTGCGGGAGAGGATCGGAGGGGAGCTGGCCCCGGGAAAACCGCTGATGCAGGTGCTGGAAGATTCGCTGTCGAATGCGATCCAGATCACACACCCGAAGGCGTACCTGGCCGAGTCCATGCAGGCGGGAATCGAAGATCTGATGCGCATTTATGTCGAGCCGCGCAAGCGGGAAGCGGCTGCGCGCAGGAGCGGCCGACAGGCGATCCATGCGCAGATGCGCTCGCAGTTTGAGCGTGCCGGCGTCTGGGACCTGATGCGCAAGCGCATTGCCGTCTCAGCCTATACCAGACCGGGAGATCCGCTGCGCATTGACTGCGGATACCGACCGAATGGCATCATCCGTATGTTTCACGCGGTCTCTCTGGAAGGAGACCCTGATTTGCCCAAGGTGCTGGCCTTCAGCGTCCCGACCATTCGCGAAGGGGTGGCGCGCGTAGAAAAAGCAGGGCTGGAGCTCACAGCGGTCGTCGAGCCGATTGCCGAGGTGAGCCATGATCGCAACGACCCGGAACGGGTGGAGCAATATCGCTTCGCCATCGAGACGATGGAAGCGCAGCAAATCCGCGTATTGACCGTGGGTGATCTTCCACGGATTGCCGAGACGGCGCGGCGTGAGCTGAGAGTGTAA
- a CDS encoding glycosyl hydrolase family 28-related protein, which produces MFLRQVRVMRKSFAETWMRLMALAAAASVMLPGRIQAQVSTTTVQGVVYRADGSPATGTLIVSWPAFSTANNQAVAAGSETVPIGQDGFVSVNLAANAGASPAGTYYTAIYHLNDGTVNKEYWVVPQAASASIASVRAQLVPASVAVQNATKQYVDASIASLSGNYLQLSGGSMVGPLTLAGAPAAANQAATKQYVDQAVQTAVPLSGGNMTGTLRTPNAVSKLPRVDVRHPDFAGGADPTGTNDSTAAFQAAISFALSNPIGASGAIPCIYVPAGLYKISNTLRVPSNICIKGDASAESTLQLVSANTNLFTVYQGSCAVNATCNGQISDLQLYGNGHLSTGTLLEVDAAVQFHIANITMANHGGRGLQLNNNSERFRSDNLTISSVRWPIILSGDINESYFVNTQIINPGATFERYGEEFYCYGINCPGNSYPTANTSNPAQISPDPHGAITVTKATNYSFYGGSIKPLKYMSGFRVSGYGSIRNFYLEGFPYNNEPRLNAGIYLGGGVMEKTTLTTALSSSGNTASVQDTSWMPQYFENAADIGTGGSLGGSVVYYALLPQDYSYGSTQPSQYAAGVQQGQFEIVQVGGFTKDGTVHILARNTAGSTVSAPVNWPAGSILEELPIGSHGSIHIEDTHVNAIQPPGSGYTDHCDQTGTSTCAEIVLGPVPDGLMVGREGELNAIDGYVGALVDFKNLDMYGGSYAHQAEIAVHRDPQVNFDGANYAPTIENGEVFGSSGARLNLGGITNGYLTVPLYANGKTAHPYVNVPGAGIAWDPVAGLFRKNEQQSNQGTQNGGWMVGTKFASNFCWFDTPPAGSSQSLNRVCFRGSPNNANGGYEYDIWNGSQWVNAFTVTGQSNSTANVAVTGTLAAASLNGEFTVDGSTYPTLNAAWTAAVNAANSTGRNQTVRLGPGTFAVTSTLAEPSNGTCVDLIGSGGASSAADSTVSATTLNVTSNLNGDVIFLGNAAQAQGCVFKDFTVLANTNATHGLELQWFRGLLVENVAVNDTTAEGILLGESSTASGHQAGFLMRNIMVSYSASVFTPASRPAYGVHLQKTAMDGHLDTVLVRNAQVASIFNEGTGNTGYMVHGFGYPYTCTTAPCSNTASSASASNASYATNYVIYDTGGAGSVWTDTYADSPAIAAFYVGANGTNIHGGHIQWPDTTSFPAANLAYVANTVTNGLEIADIGCLGMSSTANWITYAASSGVPPAFASVHHLTGCGNYAQALEPETTTGFTGGGASNNAPGNGAVATVWAAPKAGTSNYEAYSAQLYNGYQTDVFEAHVAGQNPFFNVTYQGTIRSQGGIALSTIINTASSLTLTATNKNVIANAAGGPQTITLPSCYTQWPDKAQPTGEEFTIVKSDSSSNAVTLTTTSSQTINYLGVTSTSLAITSPGKRTLLCGPDYNWYAY; this is translated from the coding sequence ATGTTCCTTAGACAGGTGCGCGTGATGCGAAAAAGCTTTGCTGAAACATGGATGAGATTGATGGCGCTGGCGGCGGCAGCCAGTGTCATGCTGCCGGGTCGAATCCAGGCACAAGTAAGTACAACCACGGTCCAGGGAGTGGTCTACCGCGCTGACGGAAGCCCGGCGACCGGGACGCTGATTGTAAGCTGGCCGGCATTTTCAACGGCGAACAATCAGGCCGTGGCAGCGGGCAGCGAGACGGTCCCCATTGGCCAGGACGGATTTGTGAGCGTAAACCTGGCCGCCAATGCAGGGGCTTCTCCCGCAGGGACCTACTATACGGCCATCTATCATCTGAATGACGGCACGGTGAACAAAGAGTACTGGGTGGTCCCGCAGGCGGCGAGTGCCTCGATTGCCTCTGTACGCGCGCAACTGGTACCGGCATCGGTGGCGGTGCAGAACGCGACCAAGCAGTATGTAGACGCCTCGATTGCTTCGCTTAGTGGGAACTATCTGCAACTGAGCGGGGGCAGTATGGTCGGCCCCCTGACCCTGGCCGGCGCCCCGGCAGCAGCCAATCAGGCCGCCACCAAGCAGTATGTAGACCAGGCGGTGCAAACGGCAGTGCCCTTGTCGGGCGGAAACATGACGGGAACACTGCGGACGCCAAATGCTGTTTCCAAATTACCGCGGGTGGATGTGCGGCACCCGGACTTTGCCGGGGGTGCAGACCCGACGGGGACCAACGATTCGACCGCAGCGTTTCAGGCGGCCATCAGTTTTGCCTTGTCCAACCCGATTGGCGCCAGTGGGGCCATACCGTGCATTTATGTCCCGGCAGGGCTGTATAAAATCAGCAACACGCTCAGGGTGCCATCCAACATTTGCATCAAGGGAGATGCAAGCGCGGAAAGCACGCTCCAACTGGTCTCTGCCAATACCAATCTGTTTACGGTCTACCAGGGGAGCTGTGCGGTGAATGCCACCTGTAATGGGCAGATCAGTGACCTGCAATTGTACGGCAATGGACATCTGAGCACCGGCACGCTGCTTGAAGTCGATGCCGCGGTACAGTTTCACATTGCCAATATCACCATGGCCAATCATGGCGGACGCGGCCTTCAGCTGAACAACAACAGTGAGCGTTTCCGGTCAGACAATCTGACCATTTCTTCTGTCCGCTGGCCCATCATTTTGTCCGGCGACATTAACGAAAGCTACTTTGTCAACACACAAATTATCAATCCGGGCGCAACCTTTGAACGCTATGGAGAAGAGTTCTATTGCTATGGCATCAACTGCCCCGGCAATAGCTACCCGACTGCGAACACGAGCAATCCGGCGCAGATAAGCCCCGATCCTCATGGGGCCATCACGGTGACCAAGGCCACAAATTACAGCTTCTATGGCGGCTCGATCAAACCGTTGAAGTATATGAGCGGCTTCCGGGTAAGCGGTTATGGGTCCATCAGGAATTTTTACCTGGAGGGCTTTCCTTATAACAATGAGCCAAGGCTGAATGCGGGCATTTATCTGGGCGGCGGGGTGATGGAAAAGACCACGCTGACCACGGCCTTGTCGTCCTCAGGGAACACGGCCTCCGTCCAGGACACCTCATGGATGCCCCAGTACTTTGAGAATGCGGCAGACATTGGCACAGGAGGTTCGCTTGGCGGCTCGGTGGTGTACTATGCGCTGCTGCCGCAGGACTATTCCTACGGCAGCACACAGCCATCGCAATATGCCGCAGGCGTGCAGCAGGGGCAGTTTGAAATTGTCCAGGTTGGGGGCTTCACAAAAGACGGGACCGTCCACATCTTGGCCAGGAACACCGCTGGTTCGACCGTGAGTGCGCCTGTGAATTGGCCTGCCGGTTCGATTCTGGAGGAGCTGCCGATTGGTTCTCATGGGAGTATCCATATCGAGGACACGCACGTGAACGCCATTCAGCCGCCGGGAAGCGGATACACAGACCATTGTGACCAGACAGGGACTTCTACCTGTGCGGAGATTGTTCTCGGCCCGGTGCCTGACGGGCTGATGGTGGGACGCGAGGGCGAACTCAATGCAATCGATGGATACGTGGGGGCGCTTGTTGACTTCAAGAACCTTGATATGTACGGCGGCAGCTATGCGCACCAGGCAGAGATCGCCGTCCATCGAGACCCTCAGGTGAACTTTGATGGTGCAAATTATGCACCGACCATTGAAAACGGAGAGGTGTTCGGGAGCAGCGGGGCCAGACTCAATCTTGGGGGAATCACAAACGGATATCTGACGGTACCGCTTTACGCCAATGGAAAGACCGCCCATCCTTACGTGAATGTTCCTGGAGCGGGAATCGCGTGGGACCCGGTAGCAGGACTGTTTCGTAAAAACGAGCAGCAAAGCAACCAAGGAACGCAAAATGGCGGCTGGATGGTGGGAACAAAGTTTGCCAGCAATTTTTGCTGGTTCGACACACCGCCGGCCGGGAGCAGCCAGTCGCTGAACCGGGTCTGTTTCCGCGGCTCCCCGAACAATGCGAATGGCGGGTATGAATACGATATCTGGAACGGGTCACAGTGGGTGAACGCCTTCACCGTTACGGGACAAAGCAATTCGACCGCGAATGTGGCCGTCACAGGCACGCTGGCGGCGGCGTCCCTCAATGGCGAGTTTACTGTGGATGGGAGCACGTATCCGACGCTCAATGCAGCATGGACGGCGGCGGTAAATGCGGCAAACTCTACCGGCCGCAACCAGACCGTGCGTCTGGGGCCGGGGACGTTTGCTGTGACATCGACGCTGGCAGAACCGTCCAATGGCACATGTGTGGACCTGATCGGATCTGGCGGGGCGAGTAGCGCTGCGGACAGCACAGTGAGCGCGACGACGCTGAATGTGACTTCCAACCTGAACGGAGACGTGATCTTTCTGGGCAATGCGGCACAGGCGCAGGGATGTGTTTTTAAGGACTTCACGGTCCTAGCCAATACCAACGCTACACATGGGCTGGAGTTGCAGTGGTTTCGCGGACTGCTGGTAGAAAACGTGGCAGTGAATGATACGACGGCCGAGGGCATCCTGCTGGGAGAAAGCTCGACGGCGAGTGGACACCAGGCTGGGTTCCTGATGCGGAACATCATGGTGAGCTACAGCGCTTCAGTGTTTACGCCGGCCAGCCGCCCTGCGTACGGGGTGCATTTGCAGAAGACGGCGATGGATGGGCATCTGGACACGGTACTGGTGCGGAATGCGCAGGTGGCAAGCATCTTTAACGAGGGCACGGGAAATACTGGATATATGGTCCACGGCTTCGGTTATCCCTACACCTGCACGACTGCGCCATGCAGCAATACGGCATCGAGCGCGTCGGCCAGCAATGCCTCGTATGCAACAAATTATGTGATTTACGACACGGGCGGGGCAGGCAGCGTGTGGACGGACACCTATGCTGACAGTCCGGCCATCGCGGCGTTTTACGTGGGCGCGAACGGGACGAACATCCACGGCGGGCACATCCAGTGGCCGGACACGACAAGCTTCCCCGCAGCGAACCTGGCGTATGTAGCAAATACGGTTACAAATGGGCTGGAGATCGCCGACATTGGATGTCTGGGGATGTCTTCGACCGCGAACTGGATCACCTATGCTGCCAGCTCGGGTGTGCCTCCGGCATTTGCCAGTGTGCACCATCTGACCGGGTGCGGCAATTATGCGCAGGCGCTGGAGCCGGAGACGACGACGGGATTCACTGGAGGGGGCGCGTCGAACAATGCTCCGGGAAATGGGGCCGTGGCCACGGTGTGGGCCGCCCCGAAGGCCGGGACATCCAACTACGAAGCCTATTCGGCACAGCTCTATAACGGATACCAGACCGATGTCTTTGAGGCGCATGTGGCCGGGCAGAACCCCTTCTTCAACGTGACCTATCAGGGGACCATCCGATCACAGGGTGGAATTGCTCTGTCAACCATCATCAATACAGCGTCTAGCTTGACGTTGACGGCGACCAATAAAAACGTGATTGCGAATGCAGCGGGCGGACCGCAGACGATTACGCTGCCGAGCTGCTACACGCAGTGGCCAGACAAGGCGCAGCCGACGGGCGAGGAGTTCACAATCGTCAAGTCTGACAGCAGCTCCAATGCTGTAACGCTGACGACGACCAGTTCCCAAACGATTAACTATTTGGGAGTGACGAGCACCTCACTGGCCATTACTTCGCCTGGAAAACGGACGCTGCTCTGCGGGCCGGACTATAACTGGTATGCCTATTAG